From the Burkholderia mayonis genome, one window contains:
- a CDS encoding LysR family transcriptional regulator, with product MSEAGIRNLNHLRVFMAIVEKGSFTAAAECLCMSKSLVSEYLSRLEAEIDTQLVMRSTRRIAPTDAGNKLYSASQEFVSGLYDVIGSIRCLRHESTGLLRVAAPSGFSTAHLSSIAATFIHRHPQIELEIVCNDEEIDLVGKRIDLAFETGWPKKKGFRMKMLGAFDQVLVASPEYLRKRAVPRHPDDLPSSHWIGHGGLANLSYSVFGNDGRSVRIQTNGRLKVKCVLLAHQMVLEGAGVSAFPDYLVAEDLREGRLHRLLPTWTMPKGGIYAFRTSSRHASVRERLFLGAVQAYLAGLSGEQMRAGAAPT from the coding sequence ATGTCCGAGGCGGGGATAAGAAATTTGAATCACCTGCGCGTTTTCATGGCGATTGTCGAGAAGGGTAGTTTCACTGCGGCAGCAGAATGTCTGTGCATGTCGAAATCGCTGGTCAGCGAATACCTGAGCCGCCTCGAAGCGGAGATCGACACTCAGCTCGTGATGAGAAGCACTCGCAGGATTGCGCCTACCGACGCCGGCAACAAGCTGTATTCGGCGTCCCAGGAGTTCGTCAGCGGCCTGTACGACGTGATCGGCAGCATCCGGTGCCTGCGCCACGAATCGACCGGCCTGCTGCGCGTCGCGGCGCCCAGCGGTTTCTCCACCGCGCATCTGAGTTCGATCGCCGCGACGTTCATTCATCGGCACCCGCAGATCGAGCTCGAGATCGTATGCAACGACGAGGAAATCGATCTGGTCGGCAAGCGCATCGATCTCGCGTTCGAGACGGGCTGGCCGAAGAAGAAGGGCTTCCGGATGAAGATGCTCGGCGCATTCGACCAGGTGCTCGTCGCATCGCCCGAGTATTTGCGCAAGCGCGCGGTGCCAAGACATCCTGACGATCTGCCCAGTTCGCATTGGATCGGGCACGGCGGGCTCGCGAACCTCAGCTATTCGGTGTTCGGCAACGACGGCCGCTCGGTCCGGATCCAGACGAACGGCCGCCTCAAGGTGAAATGCGTGCTGCTCGCGCATCAGATGGTGCTCGAAGGCGCGGGCGTTAGCGCGTTTCCCGACTATCTGGTCGCCGAGGACTTGCGGGAGGGACGCCTGCACCGGCTGCTGCCGACGTGGACGATGCCGAAAGGCGGCATCTACGCGTTTCGCACGTCTTCCCGGCATGCGTCGGTTCGGGAGCGACTGTTCCTCGGCGCGGTTCAGGCGTATCTGGCCGGTCTGTCCGGCGAACAGATGCGTGCAGGCGCGGCTCCGACCTAG
- a CDS encoding catechol 1,2-dioxygenase — protein sequence MGKIIGAGLISHAPVVMMSEATRLHENGGRDFTLATGLMQLRREVFDAGDYDTVLVFDSHWRTTTEAVVTAHARREGRFTSDEMPNAIRQLPYDLAGDPELARAIAELAPRRASWIAAVDDPCLPIHYATLNPWTYLGRPDKRWISVSVCQTATTGDYLRMGEIVAEAVERLDRNVLLIASGGLSHVFWPLAELRNRMAGAASNIVTPAARAADERRIAWLEEGRHDRVIETMPAFLHFHPEANFGHYLMMAGAIGAHACAARGRFFSEYENGIGTGHVHLWFSPADRGWTRAAPQRHGKAAGA from the coding sequence ATGGGAAAGATCATCGGCGCAGGCCTGATTTCACATGCGCCCGTCGTGATGATGTCGGAGGCGACGCGGCTTCATGAAAACGGCGGCCGCGACTTCACGCTCGCGACCGGCCTGATGCAGCTTCGGCGCGAAGTGTTCGACGCCGGCGACTACGACACGGTGCTCGTCTTCGACAGCCATTGGCGGACCACGACCGAGGCGGTCGTCACCGCGCACGCGCGGCGCGAGGGCCGCTTCACGTCGGACGAGATGCCGAACGCGATCCGGCAGTTGCCGTACGATCTCGCCGGCGATCCTGAGCTCGCGCGCGCGATCGCCGAACTGGCGCCGCGGCGCGCGTCATGGATCGCCGCGGTCGACGATCCGTGCCTGCCGATCCACTACGCGACGCTCAATCCGTGGACCTATCTCGGACGGCCCGACAAGCGCTGGATTTCCGTTTCCGTGTGCCAGACCGCGACCACCGGCGATTACCTGCGGATGGGCGAGATCGTCGCGGAGGCGGTCGAGCGGCTCGACCGCAACGTGCTGCTGATCGCGTCGGGCGGACTGTCGCACGTGTTCTGGCCGCTCGCGGAACTGCGCAACCGGATGGCGGGCGCTGCGTCGAACATCGTGACGCCGGCCGCGCGCGCGGCGGACGAACGGCGGATCGCGTGGCTCGAAGAAGGGCGGCACGACCGGGTGATCGAAACGATGCCGGCGTTTCTGCATTTTCATCCGGAGGCGAACTTCGGCCACTATCTGATGATGGCGGGCGCGATCGGCGCGCACGCGTGCGCGGCGCGCGGGCGTTTCTTCAGCGAGTACGAGAACGGGATCGGCACCGGTCACGTTCATCTGTGGTTCAGTCCGGCCGATCGCGGGTGGACGCGGGCGGCGCCGCAGCGCCACGGGAAAGCGGCAGGCGCATGA
- a CDS encoding quinone oxidoreductase family protein, protein MQAIEIRETGGPDVLNYVARTRREPGEGELLVELAAAGVNFIDLYRREGRYPMPLPGTPGEEGAGRVLAVGPNVTRFKPGDRVAWTTVMGSYATHVIVPEDKAIVAPDAIDLQTAAAALVQGMTAHYLVNDSYKAREGDTVLVHAASGGVGLLLTQWLKQRGVRVIGTVSTEQKAALARSNGADDVILHHAADDLAAEVRRLTDGKGVHAVYDGIGAATFDASLASLRTRGTLVIFGGASGPVPPVDVMRLLWGGSLTLTRPYLEHFRATVDEFLWRAGEVFDAVADGSLEIRIGGIYPLADARQAHADLAARRTTGKLLLVP, encoded by the coding sequence ATGCAAGCAATCGAGATCCGCGAGACGGGCGGCCCGGACGTCCTCAATTACGTGGCGCGCACCCGGCGAGAGCCCGGCGAAGGCGAGCTGCTCGTCGAGCTCGCCGCGGCCGGCGTGAACTTCATCGATCTGTACCGCCGCGAAGGCCGTTATCCGATGCCGCTGCCCGGCACGCCGGGCGAAGAGGGCGCGGGGCGCGTGCTCGCGGTCGGCCCGAACGTCACGCGTTTCAAGCCGGGCGATCGCGTCGCTTGGACGACCGTGATGGGCAGCTATGCGACACACGTGATCGTGCCGGAGGACAAGGCGATCGTCGCGCCGGACGCAATCGATCTGCAGACGGCCGCCGCCGCGCTCGTCCAGGGGATGACCGCGCACTATCTCGTCAATGATTCATACAAGGCCCGCGAAGGCGACACCGTGCTCGTTCATGCGGCGTCGGGCGGCGTCGGGCTGCTGCTGACGCAGTGGCTGAAGCAGCGCGGGGTGCGGGTGATCGGCACCGTGTCGACCGAACAGAAGGCGGCGCTTGCGCGCAGCAACGGCGCGGACGACGTGATCCTGCACCACGCGGCCGACGATCTCGCCGCCGAGGTGCGCCGGTTGACGGACGGCAAGGGCGTGCATGCGGTGTACGACGGCATCGGCGCCGCGACGTTCGACGCGAGCCTCGCGAGTCTCAGGACGCGCGGCACGCTGGTGATTTTCGGCGGTGCGAGCGGCCCGGTGCCGCCCGTCGACGTGATGCGGCTCTTGTGGGGCGGCTCGCTCACGTTGACGCGTCCATATCTCGAACACTTCCGCGCGACCGTCGACGAATTTCTGTGGCGCGCGGGCGAAGTGTTCGACGCTGTCGCGGACGGTTCGCTCGAGATCAGGATCGGCGGCATCTATCCGCTCGCCGACGCGCGGCAGGCGCATGCCGATCTCGCCGCGCGCCGGACCACCGGCAAGCTGCTGCTCGTGCCGTGA
- the asnB gene encoding asparagine synthase (glutamine-hydrolyzing): MCGITGWVDFARDLRNEAQIVDSMTDTLARRGPDARGVWLDTHVALGHRRLSIIDLERGAQPMLTPERGPRDLPRAAISYAGETYNFRELRAELTALGHRFDTHCDTEVVLRAYLEWGASFVDRLNGMYSIAIWDTARDELLLVRDRLGVKPLFYYPTADGVIFGSEPKAILAHPDVRARTSSEGLCDALLFLRTPGQVPFSGMRELKPGHVLRVRRGRIVEARYWALEARPHTDDLPTTIATIRSLLDDIVSRQMISDVPLCALLSGGIDSSTIAAIAQKQRRANGGGALSTFCVDFTGHTQHFRADPIRPTADAPFALEVARHIGSDHHTIELDQAGLLDPQVRETVMRAWDLPFNFADLDVSLYRLFAEVRKHATVALSGEAADEIFGGYLWFSDPAARGAQTFPWLKLGAHRGLDPRALFHRWFIDALKLGEYEADLYRAALAEVPRLDGENAEDRRTRELHYLTLTRWLPVLLDKKDRMGMASGLEGRVPFCDHRLVEYVFNIPWAMKTFSGQEKALLRAAAADLLPESVLNRKKAAYPSIQAPGYDRGLIARLNQAIDGGRAPLKPFLDGGALRNLTAKTATGSLSEFERILLESSSRLNDWLDLYRIELDGVPAR, encoded by the coding sequence ATGTGCGGCATCACTGGATGGGTCGACTTCGCCCGCGATCTGCGCAACGAGGCGCAGATCGTCGACAGCATGACCGATACGCTCGCGCGCCGCGGCCCGGACGCGCGCGGCGTGTGGCTCGACACGCACGTCGCGCTGGGGCACCGGCGCCTGTCGATCATCGATCTCGAACGCGGCGCGCAGCCGATGCTCACACCGGAGCGCGGCCCGCGCGATCTGCCGCGCGCGGCGATTTCGTATGCGGGCGAAACGTATAACTTCCGCGAGCTGCGGGCCGAGCTGACCGCGCTCGGCCATCGGTTCGACACGCATTGCGACACCGAGGTCGTGCTGCGCGCGTATCTCGAATGGGGCGCGTCGTTCGTCGATCGCCTCAACGGAATGTACTCGATCGCGATCTGGGACACCGCGCGCGACGAGCTGCTGCTCGTTCGCGACCGGCTCGGCGTGAAGCCGCTGTTCTATTACCCGACGGCAGACGGCGTGATCTTCGGCTCCGAGCCGAAGGCGATCCTCGCACATCCGGACGTGCGTGCGCGCACGTCGTCGGAAGGGCTGTGCGACGCGTTGCTGTTCCTGCGCACGCCGGGACAGGTGCCGTTCTCCGGCATGCGCGAACTGAAGCCCGGCCATGTGTTGCGCGTGCGGCGCGGCCGGATCGTCGAAGCGCGCTATTGGGCGCTCGAAGCGCGTCCGCATACCGACGATCTGCCGACGACGATCGCGACGATCCGCTCGCTGCTCGACGACATCGTGTCGCGCCAGATGATTTCCGACGTGCCGCTGTGCGCGCTGCTGTCGGGCGGCATCGATTCGAGCACCATCGCCGCGATCGCGCAGAAGCAGCGGCGCGCGAACGGCGGCGGCGCGCTGTCGACATTCTGCGTCGATTTCACCGGTCACACGCAGCACTTTCGAGCCGACCCGATTCGCCCGACGGCGGATGCGCCGTTTGCGCTCGAGGTTGCGCGGCACATCGGCAGCGACCATCACACGATCGAGCTGGACCAGGCCGGGCTGCTCGATCCTCAGGTGCGCGAAACAGTGATGCGCGCGTGGGACTTGCCGTTCAACTTCGCCGATCTCGACGTGTCGCTATATCGCCTCTTTGCCGAGGTCCGCAAGCACGCGACGGTCGCGCTGTCGGGCGAGGCGGCCGACGAAATCTTCGGCGGCTACCTGTGGTTCTCCGATCCGGCTGCGCGCGGCGCGCAGACGTTCCCATGGCTCAAGCTCGGCGCGCATCGCGGCCTCGATCCGCGTGCGCTGTTCCATCGATGGTTCATCGACGCGCTGAAGCTCGGCGAGTACGAAGCGGATCTCTATCGCGCGGCGCTTGCCGAGGTGCCGCGCCTCGACGGCGAAAACGCGGAGGATCGTCGCACGCGCGAGCTGCACTATCTGACGCTGACGCGCTGGCTGCCGGTGCTGCTCGACAAGAAGGACCGGATGGGCATGGCGAGCGGCCTGGAAGGGCGCGTGCCGTTCTGCGACCACCGGCTCGTCGAATACGTGTTCAACATCCCATGGGCGATGAAGACGTTCAGCGGCCAGGAGAAGGCGCTGTTGCGCGCGGCGGCCGCCGATCTGCTGCCGGAGTCGGTGCTGAACCGCAAGAAGGCCGCATATCCGTCGATTCAGGCGCCGGGCTACGACCGCGGTCTCATCGCGCGCCTCAATCAGGCGATCGACGGCGGTCGCGCGCCGCTGAAGCCGTTCCTCGACGGCGGCGCGCTGCGCAACCTGACCGCGAAGACCGCGACCGGCAGCCTTTCGGAATTCGAACGAATCCTGCTGGAGTCGAGCAGCCGGCTCAACGACTGGCTCGATCTCTATCGAATCGAACTCGACGGCGTCCCGGCGCGTTGA
- a CDS encoding 4-hydroxyphenylacetate 3-hydroxylase family protein: protein MTLMTGNDYLDSLRDGRNVYLGGERIADVTSHRAFRNAARSIASLYDALHGEHRERLTAPDRHGQVTHRFFKPSQSVDDLLSAHDAIELWSKMTYGFMGRTPDYKAAFMSGLEAGADYYGDFRQNAADWYKRFAGNGLYLNHAIINPPLDRSKAIHDMRDVFVHVVDETDRGIVVSGVKMLATAGALTNATFVAPVASALLEPGKADDFAVVFFARMDNPGLSLMCRPSYEAAATSPFDAPLSSRFDENDSVLIFDRALIPWEDVLVYRDVKRATGFYAASGFANLYNFQSGIRLAVKLELMIGLLSLGTHANGTQQFRGIQAALGELISLWHLLRAITSAMARDPVRTQAGVVVPKLEYASALRIQVPQIWKRVRELMETALGGSPLVTVSGAADLLDPQVKGLIDAYYRGAALEPEQRIKLFKLIWDATGSEFGSRHSVYETHYSGNFDQIRLDSLTWATRFGQLADCEAFAQRCMDDYDASGWSRGPWLHG from the coding sequence ATGACGTTGATGACCGGAAACGATTATCTCGACAGCCTGCGCGACGGGCGCAACGTGTATCTCGGCGGCGAACGGATCGCCGACGTCACGTCGCACCGCGCGTTCCGCAACGCGGCCCGCAGCATTGCTTCGCTGTACGACGCATTGCATGGCGAGCATCGCGAGCGGCTGACCGCGCCCGATCGGCACGGCCAGGTTACGCATCGCTTCTTCAAGCCGAGCCAGTCGGTCGACGATCTGCTGTCGGCGCACGACGCGATCGAGCTGTGGTCGAAGATGACCTACGGTTTCATGGGCCGCACGCCCGATTACAAGGCGGCGTTCATGTCGGGACTCGAGGCGGGCGCCGACTACTACGGCGACTTTCGTCAGAACGCGGCCGACTGGTACAAGCGCTTCGCGGGCAACGGGCTGTATCTGAACCACGCGATCATCAATCCGCCGCTCGATCGCAGCAAGGCGATTCACGACATGCGCGACGTGTTCGTGCACGTCGTCGACGAGACCGATCGCGGCATTGTCGTGAGCGGCGTGAAGATGCTCGCGACCGCGGGCGCGCTGACCAATGCGACGTTCGTCGCGCCTGTCGCGTCGGCGCTGCTCGAGCCCGGCAAGGCTGACGACTTCGCTGTCGTGTTCTTCGCGCGGATGGACAACCCGGGCCTGAGCCTGATGTGCCGGCCGTCGTACGAAGCCGCCGCGACGAGCCCGTTCGACGCGCCGCTGTCGAGCCGTTTCGACGAGAACGACAGCGTGCTGATCTTCGATCGCGCGCTGATTCCATGGGAAGACGTGCTCGTCTATCGCGACGTGAAGCGCGCGACCGGTTTCTATGCGGCGTCGGGTTTCGCGAATCTCTACAACTTCCAATCCGGCATCCGGCTCGCGGTGAAGCTCGAACTGATGATCGGGCTGCTGTCGCTCGGCACGCACGCGAACGGCACGCAGCAGTTTCGCGGGATTCAGGCGGCGCTCGGCGAGCTGATTTCGCTGTGGCACCTGCTGAGGGCGATCACGTCCGCGATGGCGCGCGACCCCGTGCGCACGCAGGCCGGCGTCGTCGTGCCGAAGCTCGAATACGCATCGGCGCTGCGAATTCAGGTGCCGCAGATCTGGAAGCGCGTGCGCGAGCTGATGGAAACCGCGCTCGGCGGCTCGCCGCTCGTCACCGTATCCGGCGCGGCCGACCTGCTCGATCCGCAGGTGAAGGGGCTGATCGACGCGTACTACCGGGGCGCGGCGCTCGAACCGGAACAGCGGATCAAGCTCTTCAAGCTGATCTGGGACGCGACGGGCAGCGAGTTCGGCTCGCGTCATTCGGTCTACGAAACGCATTACTCCGGCAACTTCGATCAGATCCGTCTCGATTCGCTGACGTGGGCGACCCGGTTCGGCCAGCTCGCCGATTGCGAAGCGTTCGCGCAGCGCTGCATGGACGACTACGACGCGTCGGGCTGGTCGCGAGGGCCGTGGCTGCACGGCTGA
- a CDS encoding TauD/TfdA dioxygenase family protein, with amino-acid sequence MSDLFLQRSVSLEPLVGDGGEPCSFGVLVKPRRAHVHVGELSVEWLRALVRSQQLVVLRGFDSFVDAESMTRYCATFGEIMMWPFGAVLELCEQAHPADHVFASSYVPLHWDGMYLETVPEFQVFQCVQAIGEADGGRTTFSSTTEALRVATPETRALWRRAHGRYQRTVALYSNTVEAPIIEQHPRREFPILRFCEPPIADDSTFINPSSYVFGGIADDEKEALLGSLKRALYDPRAHYAHRWQTGDVVLTDNFTLLHGRERFTSRTGRHLRRVHIHGEPPLRNPHLPKQLQDAETTPHAAA; translated from the coding sequence ATGAGCGATTTGTTCCTGCAGCGATCGGTGTCGCTCGAGCCGCTGGTCGGCGACGGCGGCGAACCGTGTTCGTTCGGCGTGCTGGTGAAGCCGCGCCGCGCGCATGTTCATGTCGGCGAGCTGTCGGTCGAGTGGCTGCGCGCACTGGTGCGCAGCCAGCAGCTCGTCGTGCTGCGCGGCTTCGACAGCTTCGTCGATGCGGAAAGCATGACCCGCTATTGCGCGACGTTCGGCGAAATCATGATGTGGCCGTTCGGCGCGGTGCTCGAACTGTGCGAGCAGGCGCACCCCGCCGATCATGTGTTCGCAAGCAGCTACGTGCCGCTGCATTGGGACGGCATGTATCTGGAAACCGTGCCGGAATTTCAGGTGTTCCAGTGCGTGCAGGCGATCGGCGAAGCGGATGGCGGGCGTACGACGTTCTCGAGCACGACGGAGGCGCTGCGCGTCGCGACGCCGGAGACGCGCGCGCTGTGGCGCCGCGCGCACGGACGCTATCAGCGCACGGTCGCGCTCTACAGCAACACGGTCGAAGCGCCGATTATCGAGCAGCATCCGCGCCGCGAATTTCCGATCCTGCGCTTCTGCGAGCCGCCGATCGCGGACGACAGCACGTTCATCAATCCGTCGAGCTACGTATTCGGCGGCATCGCCGACGACGAGAAAGAAGCGCTGCTCGGCAGCCTGAAGCGCGCGCTCTACGATCCGCGCGCGCATTACGCGCATCGCTGGCAGACGGGCGACGTCGTGCTCACCGACAACTTCACGCTGTTGCACGGACGCGAGCGCTTCACGAGCCGGACCGGTCGCCATCTGCGCCGCGTTCACATCCACGGTGAGCCGCCGCTGCGCAATCCGCACTTGCCGAAACAGCTGCAAGACGCCGAGACAACCCCCCATGCAGCAGCCTGA
- a CDS encoding L-tyrosine/L-tryptophan isonitrile synthase family protein — protein MKNDRNNEISLAILGEILKIHRRYPEYTTDSDIRHEIEQIHAVQLPRIRVFVDTARPVEFVLPAFPSKSPNPNKVLGRFPDMAEKLSLSFLNDLCERIRSFHAPGAKLTICSDGRVFGDLIRVDDRDITAYQGALRQIIADLHADHLSTYNLENFEAFANRTSSFGEMRRLLVDEFADPIDAIKRKLTSEEEGTLLYRAITRFMFEDGFTPDYRGSKAALQKDSKTRALGVIQRSWAWGALLATQFPDAIRLSIHPQPAASLKIGVHMMPTRDNWLTPWHGVAVDFGDQFVLMKRRDVELLGGRIVMRDERPSHYEIERSQIGGGGLLPLPAAGGESASANAGSPRIPLEAV, from the coding sequence ATGAAAAACGACCGGAACAACGAGATTTCCCTGGCGATCCTGGGCGAAATTCTCAAGATCCATCGTCGATATCCCGAATACACGACGGATTCGGATATCCGTCACGAAATCGAGCAGATTCACGCCGTTCAGCTTCCCAGAATCCGTGTATTCGTCGATACGGCGCGGCCGGTGGAATTCGTCTTGCCGGCGTTCCCGTCCAAATCGCCGAATCCGAACAAGGTGTTGGGGCGCTTTCCGGACATGGCCGAGAAGCTCTCGCTGTCGTTCCTGAATGACCTGTGCGAGCGGATTCGAAGCTTCCATGCGCCCGGCGCGAAGCTGACCATTTGCTCGGACGGCCGGGTGTTCGGCGATCTGATCCGCGTCGACGATCGCGACATCACCGCGTATCAGGGCGCGCTGCGGCAGATCATCGCGGATCTGCATGCGGACCATCTGTCGACGTACAACCTCGAGAACTTCGAAGCGTTCGCGAACCGGACGTCGAGCTTCGGCGAAATGCGGCGGCTGCTCGTCGACGAATTCGCCGATCCGATCGACGCGATCAAGCGAAAGCTGACGAGCGAGGAGGAGGGCACGCTGCTGTATCGCGCGATCACCCGCTTCATGTTCGAAGACGGCTTCACGCCCGACTATCGCGGCTCGAAGGCCGCGCTGCAGAAGGATTCGAAGACGCGCGCGCTCGGCGTGATTCAGCGCAGCTGGGCATGGGGCGCGCTTCTCGCCACGCAATTTCCGGATGCGATTCGCCTGTCGATCCACCCGCAGCCCGCGGCGAGCCTGAAGATCGGCGTCCATATGATGCCGACGCGCGATAACTGGCTGACGCCATGGCACGGCGTCGCGGTCGATTTCGGCGATCAGTTCGTGCTGATGAAGCGCCGCGACGTCGAGCTGCTGGGTGGCCGCATCGTGATGCGCGACGAGCGGCCGAGCCACTACGAAATCGAGCGATCGCAAATCGGCGGCGGCGGTCTCCTTCCGCTTCCCGCCGCCGGCGGCGAAAGCGCTTCGGCCAACGCCGGCAGCCCCCGGATTCCTTTGGAGGCGGTATGA
- a CDS encoding SMP-30/gluconolactonase/LRE family protein has product MVKKRIHAAWVGAVIAMIAPAAQAQYTTDWLANSYGTIASHVGNNARSMWVSPEGVVYTASFWDENEGGVAIYQNGKGLGSIGTHAEFQGGAITGNATSIFAASQYSTSQGSGSAARYNRTTLARDLVIPVSVWNAVSRADVITGLATAGTRLYASDFFGNRVRVFTTDGVWQRDISIANPGALALDGAGNIWVAQKNAAKIVEFSPAGALMNTIQMPTTSRPSSLYYDASKRQLMVGDQGPDMNIKLYGIAGIPKQVGTFGVLGGYLDTTTGIKGQVGDKRFTRVVGIGKDAAGTLYVLNNPWGGGWDLGRNGATDIRAYDTFGNTLWKLQALNFEAIAAPDPTTDGAYFYSGMNIYTGTAGGTFVANTVDPFTYPSDPRLDMNDYQRGQHFGQLVSVGGNKILVASGQNPGNFNFYHFNAASGYIAIPDASLPGKAFNTTLQVTAGFSIDDKGDVWAGLNGTNAIAHYPLTGFDATGKPIWGAAASIPTPASIQPSARILHMSESDTMILAQGFAGSWDWTAMNGRIEVYHGWNAGNVTQPNPVITLTNPNPKSIAAAGNYLFVGYVHTVPNVDVFDLNTGQLVTTLINSNTGTMDVGNDVDSMYGLRAYLRSTGEYVITKDNYNGSSIVVYRWRP; this is encoded by the coding sequence ATGGTCAAGAAACGCATCCATGCCGCATGGGTCGGCGCCGTGATCGCGATGATCGCGCCCGCGGCGCAGGCGCAATACACGACGGACTGGTTGGCGAACAGTTACGGAACCATTGCGTCGCACGTCGGCAACAACGCGCGGTCGATGTGGGTCTCGCCCGAAGGCGTCGTCTATACGGCTTCCTTCTGGGACGAAAACGAAGGCGGCGTCGCGATCTACCAGAACGGCAAGGGCCTCGGTTCGATCGGCACGCACGCCGAGTTCCAGGGCGGCGCGATTACGGGCAACGCGACATCGATCTTCGCGGCGTCGCAATACAGCACCTCGCAGGGCAGCGGCTCGGCCGCGCGCTACAACCGGACGACGCTCGCACGCGATCTCGTGATTCCCGTCAGCGTGTGGAACGCCGTCAGCCGGGCCGACGTGATCACCGGTCTCGCGACGGCGGGCACGCGCCTCTATGCAAGCGACTTCTTCGGCAACCGCGTGCGGGTTTTCACGACCGACGGCGTCTGGCAGCGCGACATCAGCATCGCGAATCCCGGCGCGCTCGCGCTCGACGGTGCGGGAAATATCTGGGTAGCCCAAAAGAACGCGGCCAAGATCGTCGAATTCAGTCCGGCGGGCGCGTTGATGAACACGATCCAGATGCCGACGACGTCGCGGCCGTCGTCGCTGTACTACGATGCATCGAAACGGCAACTGATGGTCGGCGATCAGGGGCCCGACATGAACATCAAGCTTTACGGTATCGCAGGCATTCCGAAGCAGGTCGGCACGTTCGGCGTGCTGGGCGGCTATCTCGACACCACGACGGGCATCAAAGGCCAGGTCGGCGACAAGCGCTTCACGCGCGTGGTCGGCATCGGCAAGGACGCCGCCGGCACGCTATACGTGCTCAACAATCCATGGGGCGGCGGTTGGGATCTCGGCCGCAACGGCGCCACCGACATTCGCGCATACGACACCTTCGGCAACACGTTGTGGAAGCTCCAGGCGCTCAACTTCGAGGCGATCGCCGCGCCGGATCCGACGACGGACGGCGCTTACTTCTATAGCGGGATGAACATCTACACAGGTACCGCGGGCGGCACCTTCGTCGCGAACACCGTCGATCCGTTCACGTACCCTTCCGATCCGCGTCTCGACATGAACGACTACCAGCGCGGCCAGCACTTCGGCCAGCTCGTCAGCGTCGGCGGCAACAAGATTCTCGTCGCATCGGGGCAGAATCCGGGCAACTTCAACTTCTATCACTTCAACGCGGCAAGCGGCTACATCGCGATCCCGGATGCGTCGCTGCCGGGCAAGGCGTTCAATACGACGCTGCAGGTGACGGCCGGATTCTCGATCGACGACAAGGGGGACGTGTGGGCCGGCCTCAACGGGACGAACGCCATCGCGCACTATCCGCTGACGGGCTTCGATGCGACCGGCAAGCCGATCTGGGGCGCGGCCGCTTCGATCCCGACGCCTGCGAGCATCCAGCCTTCGGCGCGCATCCTCCACATGTCCGAGAGCGATACGATGATCCTCGCGCAGGGGTTCGCGGGGAGCTGGGACTGGACGGCGATGAACGGGCGGATCGAGGTCTATCACGGCTGGAACGCCGGCAACGTCACCCAGCCGAATCCGGTCATCACGCTTACGAACCCCAATCCGAAGTCGATCGCGGCGGCCGGCAACTATCTGTTCGTCGGCTACGTGCACACCGTGCCGAACGTCGACGTCTTCGATCTCAACACGGGCCAGCTCGTCACCACGCTGATCAATTCGAACACAGGCACGATGGACGTCGGCAACGACGTCGATTCGATGTACGGCCTGAGAGCCTATCTGCGATCGACGGGCGAATACGTGATCACGAAAGACAACTACAACGGCTCGAGCATCGTCGTCTATCGATGGAGGCCGTGA
- a CDS encoding nuclear transport factor 2 family protein, with protein sequence MEPITQEFAQQFGREWIDAWNAHDLDRILSHYADGFEMSSPMIAQIAGEPSGCLCGKGAVGAYWSKALHMIPDLHFEWIATLAGVDSVAIHYRGAKGRLALEVFHFGPDRRVAKAFAHYAG encoded by the coding sequence ATGGAACCCATCACGCAGGAATTCGCTCAGCAATTCGGCCGGGAATGGATCGACGCTTGGAATGCGCACGACCTCGACCGGATCCTGTCGCACTACGCCGACGGATTCGAAATGTCGTCGCCGATGATCGCACAGATCGCTGGCGAGCCCAGCGGGTGTCTTTGCGGCAAGGGCGCGGTCGGCGCGTACTGGTCGAAGGCGCTGCACATGATTCCGGATTTGCATTTCGAATGGATTGCAACGCTGGCCGGCGTCGACAGCGTCGCGATTCATTACCGTGGCGCGAAAGGGCGGCTGGCGCTCGAAGTGTTTCACTTCGGGCCGGATCGGCGAGTCGCAAAAGCGTTTGCTCATTACGCCGGATAA